The proteins below come from a single Rosa rugosa chromosome 2, drRosRugo1.1, whole genome shotgun sequence genomic window:
- the LOC133729562 gene encoding homeobox-DDT domain protein RLT1 isoform X3: MEGSEGDNQNRNHENSNSKLNNSGDGGKPKRQMKTPFQLETLEKAYALETYPSESIRAELSEKLGLSDRQLQMWFCHRRLKDKKEGGSGSGPGPGPGPAKKQRKSVAVLPEPPIDDLAHGSEPASDYGSGSGSGSSPFGHADRNVVSRSVVVEDMPRRRHYESQQSITELRAIAIVEAQLGEPLREDGPVLGIEFDQLPPDAFGAPLVAEQQKRHDAKLNKAIDGPTARASPFASGNEQLSRVHGGHSRARLLSQQERQAVAFSSPGDDGLPQRDPFINVRMNTQYGEPPIIAPENSNVLSDGQINDTMLRMERKRKTEEVRMAKEVEAHEVRIRKELEKQDILRRKNEERMRKEVERQDRERRKEEERLMRERQREEERSKKEQKREIERREKFLQKEHIRAEKRRQREELRKEREEVRRKAALEKATARRLLNKSMELYEDEQLELMELAAASKGLSSIISIDPDTNLDEFRDDLTAFPPKSVLLKKPFAVHPWIDSEENIGNFLMVWRFLITFADVLELWPFTVDEFVQAFHDYDSRLLGEIHVALLRLIIKDIEDVARTPSTGLGLNQNGAANPGGGHPQIVEGAYAWGFDIRNWQKHLNLLTWPEIFRQLALSAGFGPQLKKRSISWSYLPDNDEGKGCRDVISTIRNGSAAENAFAIMQEKGLLAPRRSRHRLTPGTVKFAAFHVLSLEGNKGLTVLELADKIQKSGLRDLTTSKTPEASISVALTRDTKLFERIAPSTYRVRSAYRKDPIDAEAILSAARKKVQIFENGILAAEDVDEVERDDAEEVERDEDSDCDDVDEDPEVDDVATPAIVKKSPDQFNEVTPFSENGQENLCIDVAPTVQNEFDKDVSSFPVTASKEADGPSASSKQCVSGVEISTSNLDQENMEIDESKAGESWVQGLTEGDYSDLSVEERLISLVSLIGIANEGNSIRLVLEDRLEAANALKKQMWAEAQLDKSRLKEENVSKFDIPSFMGGKAEAHVPGVEDGQSPLLDVYNRINEEGAAETQNSNHGSLVLLNGVPVERAMVPQDTSMGPENILNQQLAYASKKSRSQLKSYIAHRAEEMYAYRSLPLGQDRRHNRYWQFVASASSNDPGSGRIFIELNNGNWRLIDTEEAFDTLLMSLDTRGIRESHLRLMLQKIEASFKENVRRNVHPSSRNHVKKEADEMDSSPDYPSGFDSPGSTVSALNTDIGETSSSFRIELNRNENEKRAALSRYQDFQKWIWRECFSTSALCASKYGKKRCRQLFDFCDFCLSCYHFEDSHCSFCHQTFGATYENLDFSEHVIQCKERRNLETCDIHVPGTSVPLASKLLKAFMALVEVSVPPEALQSFWTEDCRKTWGAKLNASSSVEELLQMLTVFETAMKRDFVSSNFAATDELLGSSKQSVIANRDYLDTKSVSVLPWIPHTTAAVALRVYEMDSAITYIPNEKPEPNGDKEVGEHIKIPLRFTPMRNDREIEPTETDHNEQSTHLKSARNSLKRGRGGREQGRGKKSKSGGSRRKARGNENENMSQRLGPVGRRMQGQGSGRGRRTVRKRRMKNRAVEGTLMGHVTDLRSSPDSGGESPRNLAGEWDDENINMIHIKGDEQREEYEQAEALESDDEEQAVGYEQGNWEIGFDGTSSGWNSGLREPSDEEMDASEDDNNGIEEAREEDSEGDVDMSDASDEVPNRIINDDGTDSASDDDDYSD, translated from the exons ATGGAGGGTTCGGAAGGAGATAATCAGAATCGGAACCATGAGAATAGCAATAGTAAATTGAACAATTCCGGCGACGGAGGCAAGCCCAAGCGCCAGATGAAGACGCCGTTTCAGCTCGAAACCCTAGAGAAGGCCTATGCGT TGGAGACGTACCCATCGGAGTCGATTAGGGCGGAGCTGTCGGAGAAATTGGGGCTTTCCGATCGGCAGTTGCAGATGTGGTTCTGTCACAGAAGGCTGAAGGATAAGAAGGAAGGAGGTTCGGGTTCGGGTCCGGGTCCGGGTCCAGGACCGGCGAAGAAGCAGAGGAAATCAGTGGCGGTGTTGCCGGAGCCTCCAATTGATGACTTGGCACATGGGTCGGAGCCGGCGAGTGACTATGGGTCGGGTTCAGGCTCCGGCTCGAGCCCATTTGGTCATGCAGACCGCAATGTGGTGTCCAGGAGTGTTGTTGTTGAGGATATGCCAAGGAGGAGGCATTATGAGTCACAGCAGTCGATTACGGAGCTTAGAGCCATTGCTATTGTGGAAGCTCAATTGGGAGAGCCATTAAGGGAAGATGGCCCTGTGCTTGGGATAGAGTTTGATCAATTGCCCCCGGATGCATTCGGGGCACCTCTAG TTGCAGAGCAGCAGAAGCGGCATGATGCAAAACTAAATAA AGCAATTGATGGTCCAACTGCAAGAGCTTCACCATTTGCAAGTGGAAATGAACAGTTGTCAAGGGTTCACGGTGGCCACAGTCGGGCTCGTCTTCTGTCACAACAGGAGAGGCAAGCAGTGGCCTTTTCATCTCCTGGTGATGATGGCTTACCTCAAAGGGACCCCTTTATCAATGTTAGAATGAATACTCAATATGGTGAACCCCCTATTATTGCACCGGAAAACTCTAATGTATTGTCTGATGGTCAAATTAATGACACTATGCTGAGAATGGAGAGGAAACGCAAG ACTGAAGAAGTCAGAATGGCTAAAGAAGTAGAAGCTCATGAAGTTCGAATTCGGAAGGAGCTGGAGAAACAAGATATTCTGAGGAGAAAG AATGAGGAAAGAATGAGGAAAGAAGTGGAAAGGCAAGACCGTGAAAGGCGAAAGGAGGAAGAGAGGTTGATGCGTGAGAGGCAGCGAGAGGAAGAGAGATCAAAGAAGGAGCAAAAACGTGAAATCGAACGAAGGGAGAAGTTTTTGCAAAAAGAACATATAAGA GCTGAGAAAAGGAGGCAAAGGGAAGAGCTccgaaaagagagagaggaagtgagACGCAAAGCTGCACTTGAGAAGGCTACTGCAAGAAGGCTTCTTAATAAATCTATGGAACTTTATGAGGATGAGCAACTAGAGCTAATGGAGTTGGCTGCTGCAAGCAAGGGATTATCCTCAATAATTAGTATTGATCCCGACACCAACCTTGATGAATTCAGAG ATGATCTGACGGCATTTCCACCCAAGTCTGTGCTATTGAAAAAACCATTTGCAGTTCATCCGTGGATCGATTCAGAGGAGAACATTGGTAACTTTCTCATG GTTTGGAGATTTTTGATTACATTTGCAGATGTTCTTGAGTTATGGCCTTTTACTGTGGATGAGTTTGTTCAAGCTTTTCATGACTAT GATTCAAGGTTGTTAGGAGAGATTCATGTTGCTCTCTTGAGGTTGATTATAAAGGATATAGAAGATGTTGCAAGGACACCTTCTACTGGACTAGGTCTCAATCAAAATGGTGCTGCTAATCCTGGAGGTGGACATCCACAGATTGTTGAAGGA GCATATGCGTGGGGATTTGACATAAGGAACTGGCAGAAGCACTTAAATCTGCTAACATGGCCTGAAATTTTTCGCCAACTAGCACTCTCTGCTGGATTTGGACCACAGTTGAAGAAAAGGAGTATCTCATGGTCATACTTGCCTGATAATGATGAG GGTAAAGGTTGTCGTGATGTAATTTCAACTATCCGCAATGGTTCAGCAGCTGAAAATGCATTTGCAATAATGCAAGAAAAGGGCTTATTAGCTCCACGGAGATCCAGACATCGGTTGACACCGGGAACTGTAAAGTTTGCAGCTTTTCATGTCCTTTCTCTTGAGGGAAACAAGGGATTGACGGTGTTAGAACTTGCTGACAAGATTCAG AAATCTGGCCTTCGAGACCTGACAACAAGCAAGACTCCAGAGGCTTCAATTTCAGTTGCTCTGACAAGAGATACTAAGCTTTTTGAAAGAATTGCGCCTTCAACATATCGTGTACGATCTGCTTACAGAAAGGACCCTATTGATGCTGAGGCCATACTTTCTGCAGCTAGGAAGAAGGTTCAGATATTTGAAAATGGGATTTTAGCTGCAGAAGATGTCGATGAGGTTGAAAGAGATGATGCCGAAGAGGTTGAGAGAGATGAAGACTCTGATTGTGATGACGTTGATGAGGACCCTGAAGTTGATGACGTAGCTACTCCAGCCATAGTGAAGAAATCCCCTGATCAGTTTAATGAAGTGACTCCTTTTTCAGAGAATGGACAGGAAAATTTATGCATTGATGTTGCACCAACTGTGCAAAATGAGTTTGATAAGGATGTTTCATCTTTCCCCGTTACTGCTTCCAAAGAGGCAGACGGTCCAAGTGCTTCCTCCAAGCAGTGTGTTTCTGGTGTAGAAATTAGTACTAGCAATCTTGATCAAGAAAATATGGAGATTGATGAGAGCAAGGCAGGTGAGTCATGGGTTCAAGGGCTTACAGAAGGGGATTATTCTGATCTCAGTGTCGAAGAGCGTCTTATTTCTCTCGTTTCCTTAATTGGTATTGCAAATGAAGGAAACTCTATTCGTCTTGTTCTTGAG GATCGCTTAGAAGCAGCAAATGCTCTTAAGAAGCAAATGTGGGCGGAGGCACAGCTTGACAAAAGTCGCCTAAAAGAAGAGAATGTGAGTAAATTTGATATTCCATCTTTCATGGGAGGCAAAGCTGAAGCACATGTTCCCGGAGTGGAAGACGGCCAAAGTCCTCTACTGGATGTTTATAATAGAATCAATGAGGAAGGAGCTGCAGAAACTCAAAATTCGAATCATGGTTCACTAGTACTTCTGAATGGTGTGCCTGTTGAAAGGGCCATGGTACCTCAAGATACTTCCATGGGTCCTGAAAACATCTTGAATCAGCAATTGGCTTATGCATCAAAAAAGTCACGTTCACAGTTGAAATCATATATTGCCCACAGAGCAGAGGAGATGTATGCTTACAGGTCCCTCCCTCTTGGCCAAGATCGCAGGCATAATCGATACTGGCAATTTGTTGCATCTGCATCAAGCAATGATCCTGGTTCAGGCAGAATCTTTATTGAACTAAACAATGGAAATTGGAGGCTTATTGACACCGAAGAG GCATTTGACACTCTTTTGATGTCACTGGATACACGTGGGATTAGAGAATCCCATTTACGCTTAATGTTGCAAAAGATTGAGGCATCCTTCAAGGAAAATGTTCGTAGAAATGTGCATCCTTCAAGTAGAAATCATGTTAAAAAAGAAGCTGATGAAATGGATTCTAGTCCCGACTACCCTTCGGGTTTCGACAGCCCTGGAAGTACAGTTTCTGCTTTAAATACTGACATTGGGGAGACGTCCTCTTCTTTCAGAATTGAGCTTAACCGAAATGAAAATGAGAAAAGGGCTGCCTTGAGTAGGTATCAAGATTTTCAGAAGTGGATCTGGAGAGAATGCTTTAGTACATCTGCATTATGTGCCTCAAAATATGGGAAAAAGAGGTGCAGACAGCTCTTTGATTTTTGCGATTTCTGCCTCAGTTGTTACCACTTTGAAGACTCCCACTGCAGTTTCTGCCATCAGACGTTTGGTGCTACCTATGAAAATCTTGACTTTTCTGAACATGTAATACAATGTAAAGAGAGAAGGAACTTGGAAACTTGCGATATCCATGTTCCTGGTACTTCTGTTCCTTTGGCCAGCAAATTGCTCAAGGCCTTCATGGCTCTTGTTGAG GTATCTGTTCCACCCGAAGCCCTTCAATCCTTTTGGACAGAAGACTGTCGAAAGACGTGGGGAGCAAAACTGAATGCGTCATCATCAGTTGAAGAGCTTCTGCAG ATGTTAACTGTGTTTGAGACTGCGATGAAACGAGACTTTGTGTCATCAAACTTTGCAGCGACTGATGAATTACTGGGCTCCAGCAAACAGTCAGTGATTGCTAATCGTGATTATCTAGACACCAAATCAGTTTCTGTACTTCCTTGGATACCACATACCACGGCAGCTGTGGCTCTGAGGGTTTATGAGATGGACTCAGCAATTACATATATACCGAATGAGAAACCTGAGCCCAATGGCGACAAGGAAGTCGGAGAACATATT AAGATTCCTTTGAGATTCACCCCAATGAGAAATGATAGGGAGATCGAACCAACAGAGACAGACCACAACGAACAAAGTACTCACCTGAAAAGTGCACGAAACAGCCTCAAACGTGGTAGAGGAGGTCGTGAGCAAGGACGTGGTAAAAAGTCCAAATCTGGTGGTAGTCGGCGAAAAGCTAGAGGTAATGAGAACGAGAATATGAGTCAAAGATTAGGACCTGTGGGGCGAAGAATGCAGGGACAAGGGAGTGGACGGGGCCGACGTACTGTTAGAAAGAGGAGAATGAAGAACAGGGCTGTCGAGGGGACACTTATGGGTCATGTGACTGACCTACGCAGTAGCCCCGACAGTGGAGGGGAATCACCCAGAAACTTGGCTGGGGAATGGGATGATGAAAATATCAATATGATCCATATAAAAGGTGATGAACAACGAGAGGAGTATGAGCAAGCAGAGGCACTGGAATCTGACGACGAAGAACAAGCAGTGGGATATGAACAAGGGAACTGGGAAATTGGATTTGATGGGACCTCCAGCGGATGGAACAGTGGTCTACGAGAACCTAGTGATGAGGAGATGGATGCTTCTGAAGATGATAATAATGGCATTGAGGAAGCGAGAGAAGAAGATTCGGAAGGGGATGTAGATATGAGTGATGCTTCAGATGAAGTCCCAAACAGGATTATAAATGATGATGGCACTGATTCAGCTTCAGACGATGATGATTACAGTGATTGA